From the genome of Rhizobacter sp. AJA081-3:
TCGCATGGCGCTCTCCGTGTGAGGGTGGGCACGGGCTGGCGCTGGCGGGCTGGTGCGAAGGTCGATGAAATTTGGCGGCGGCTACTTGGTGAGAATCAGCTTCCCGAGGGCGGTCTGGCGCAGGCGGTAGAGCACGCCGTGGTGCTCGATGAGCAGTTCGTTCGCGCCGCGCAGCAGCAGTGCGCTGTCGATGCGCTGCGGCAGCGCGCCCGAGAGCGCGGGCGCGGCTTCGAGACGAATTGGGGGCTCGGGCCGCTTCGGAGCGTCCATGGCTCAGCGGCCCGTCGCGGGTTCGCTGACGAAGCCGACTTTCGTGAGCCCGGCACGCGAGGCATCGGCCAGCGTCTGCGCGACAACGCGATACGCCACCGACTGG
Proteins encoded in this window:
- the hemP gene encoding hemin uptake protein HemP, giving the protein MDAPKRPEPPIRLEAAPALSGALPQRIDSALLLRGANELLIEHHGVLYRLRQTALGKLILTK